A genomic region of Brevibacillus sp. JNUCC-41 contains the following coding sequences:
- a CDS encoding DUF6254 family protein, whose amino-acid sequence MTQSKRQEERQWKDRKQSQNPHGKVKSFEQLAEGMGKNESETK is encoded by the coding sequence ATGACTCAATCTAAGCGACAAGAAGAACGCCAATGGAAAGATCGTAAACAATCGCAGAATCCACATGGTAAGGTTAAATCATTTGAACAATTAGCTGAAGGCATGGGCAAAAATGAATCTGAAACTAAGTAA
- a CDS encoding MFS transporter translates to MHDTELSKRHWLLILTLTLLTFVLGTSEFVIIGILTDISSSLNITNAKAGTLVSAFAITFAIATPLVMSATSHFPKRKWMLFLIGSFIILNALCVISTSFIMLLALRMMTAIVTGVLISLAMIVASETMPIAKRGLAISFVFGGFTLANVIGVPIGTVIADWYDWNATFLLTTFLGGIAFLASFLILPTMHITFRSSMREQFSLLTHPRILMAFFIPSLGFGATYAVYTFLVPILKGMEAPSSSISLILFGYGFISIFSNILAGKIASHNAIGRLRFVFLVQAIVLVSLYWTTNNLILGLVNISLMSLMAILLTTSTQLYLIDLAGIYQPKATGLAASLMPVASNVGIAFGSALGGVVYHQGNLMNVTLVGGLVAIFASLLTFLSHRLDQKQKKLA, encoded by the coding sequence ATGCACGACACAGAATTATCCAAGCGACATTGGTTACTCATTTTAACACTTACTTTATTAACATTTGTTCTCGGGACAAGCGAATTTGTTATCATCGGGATCTTAACCGATATTTCCTCGAGTCTAAATATTACAAATGCAAAAGCAGGTACACTCGTTTCTGCGTTTGCCATTACGTTTGCCATTGCGACACCACTCGTGATGTCGGCAACAAGCCATTTTCCAAAACGTAAATGGATGTTGTTTTTGATAGGTTCGTTCATTATCCTGAATGCTTTGTGCGTAATATCGACGAGCTTCATAATGCTGCTTGCTCTTCGGATGATGACTGCGATCGTAACAGGAGTTTTAATTTCACTTGCCATGATTGTTGCAAGTGAAACCATGCCAATCGCGAAACGTGGACTAGCTATATCATTTGTTTTCGGTGGTTTTACTCTTGCAAATGTAATTGGAGTACCAATAGGCACTGTCATCGCTGATTGGTACGACTGGAATGCGACCTTTCTTTTAACGACTTTTCTCGGTGGAATTGCGTTTTTGGCATCTTTCTTGATTTTGCCTACTATGCACATTACATTTCGCAGTTCAATGCGTGAGCAATTTTCTTTGTTAACACACCCACGTATCTTAATGGCTTTTTTCATTCCGTCTCTTGGATTTGGTGCAACGTATGCCGTTTATACGTTTCTTGTTCCAATCCTGAAAGGAATGGAAGCACCAAGCAGTTCAATCAGTCTAATCTTGTTTGGCTACGGATTTATTTCCATTTTCAGCAACATTCTTGCTGGTAAAATTGCCAGCCACAATGCTATCGGACGTCTCCGGTTTGTTTTTCTCGTTCAAGCGATTGTTCTGGTCAGTTTATATTGGACCACAAATAACTTAATCTTGGGATTGGTTAATATTAGCTTAATGTCATTAATGGCCATCCTTTTAACAACATCTACCCAGCTTTATTTGATAGATCTAGCTGGCATTTATCAACCAAAAGCTACAGGACTAGCTGCTTCACTGATGCCAGTAGCAAGCAATGTCGGTATCGCATTTGGTTCTGCATTAGGCGGAGTTGTTTATCATCAGGGAAATTTGATGAATGTTACATTGGTAGGTGGGTTGGTTGCTATCTTTGCAAGTCTTCTAACTTTCCTAAGTCATCGCTTAGACCAAAAACAAAAAAAACTAGCATAA
- a CDS encoding DUF192 domain-containing protein yields the protein MKNIIKRKMIKILSGNKETRLTVQVADTQRKREMGLMFVGKLPENEGMLFVFSEEVYGGFWMKNTLIPLSIAFLDSARKILKILDMEPCKEYICPTYDPEIAYHYAIEVNLGWFEKNHIKVGDYVLLG from the coding sequence ATGAAAAATATAATAAAAAGAAAAATGATAAAAATACTTAGTGGAAACAAGGAAACTAGATTAACCGTTCAAGTTGCAGATACTCAAAGAAAAAGAGAAATGGGCTTAATGTTTGTTGGGAAATTACCCGAAAATGAAGGGATGTTATTTGTGTTTTCAGAAGAAGTATATGGTGGGTTTTGGATGAAAAACACATTAATTCCTTTATCTATTGCTTTTCTTGACTCAGCTAGGAAAATTCTAAAAATACTTGATATGGAGCCTTGTAAAGAGTATATATGCCCTACCTATGATCCAGAAATAGCATATCATTATGCAATTGAAGTGAATCTTGGATGGTTTGAAAAGAACCATATTAAAGTAGGGGATTATGTTTTGCTTGGTTGA